A segment of the Microscilla marina ATCC 23134 genome:
CTGCTGTGCATATCCTACCTCTATTCCTGACGCTTTCCGAACGGTGATATTTTGGGGCAAGCAATACTTTTCTCAGCCCTTGGCAATCATTGTAGGAGGCATTTTATTATTAGACTACTGTCTTGCTTTTGCAGTGCCAGGGCGACAAACTTTACACGACCTTTTGGCGGGTACTTATGCCATTACCAGAGAATCGTTTTATGCAGAGTATAACAACAAAAACCCTTATTTGATGAATATTATAGGGGAAACTGTTTTACTCAAAAACTATCGTTCAAATAGTATCCTGGCAACAAGCTTTCCTCAAAAGGCAGTAGTAAAAGCTTATGTCAAACTAGACAATGATCGGCTGAATATGTTTTTGCTGGAGTTGACAAGGCAGGTAAAGCTGGAGGGGCGCAATATTATGAGCAATCACTTGGTGATACAGCTGCAGGACGAGCACTCCTCTTTGCGTTCGGGGCGTAATCAAGTGGTGTATTTGCTGGCGCCTCCGGCAAACATTGATTTTGAGGCACGCTATGAGCTTACCGAAAACGAATTATTGTTTCTGGACTTTGTGGTGGTAGAATAAAAAAAGCTCCTGGTTTCTCCAAAAGCTCTTTTTTATAATAAAAAATATATTTGTAGTGTTATCAGTTTGCTTTTGCTCCTAATAACTCCTGTTTTAGTTCCTCCGTTTTTCTTGCTACTTCTTCTATCATTGCTTCTACCTCCTGGGCAGTGGCATATTCATAGCGAGTGGCTGCTTCTACTTCCAGGTAATCTTCGTCGGTAATGGTAAGTTTAGAGTAGATCATATAGTAATTTTTCTTGAGCAGCTCTTTAAAGTCAAGCTCTGGGTGATCGTGCAAAGTGCAAACAGTACTGCTTAACATCACCATTTGAGCGGTTTCATTTTGAGACGTTTTGCGGTCAGCGACATAGCCTTTTACACTCTGAAACTTACTTTCATCATCATTAACGGGCACAGTTATGATAACCATATCTTCAGAATACTCAGTATACTGACCATGTAATTCTATGGATAAACTTTCAAGCAACTGCTCGATATTTTTAAGCTTTTTACGATTCATAATTATTAACGTTAAGTGTGTAGATAAATAAGAGTTTGTCTAATTGATTTACAAGAAAATATAGTTTTTAAACATGCTCAAAGCAAATAAAGATTGAAGTCTTTTTGAAATTTTTCGCAAGTAAAGTTAATGTATTTATTTTGTTCAAGGAATGACAATTATCAGGTAGACCAATGAAATTTACTAGGTTTGGTTGTATTTTGTGCCAAATTCAATTTAATAGAATAAAAATGCTCAAAGGTGATAATATTAATGGATATGTTGTAATGCAAAACTTTACTACTGCAGGTGGTGGGTTGAGCAAGTGGACTTTTGCCCAAAAGAGTGGTAAGGTATATTTTTTAAAAGAGTTTTTATCGCCCAAGTATCCCACACCCGATGCGCCAGGGAGCGAAAAGTCGAAACAACGGAAACTGAAAGAGTGCCAAAAGTTTGAAAAGCATCATCAGGGTTTAATCCAGGAGGTAAACGAGAAATGCGGCATAGGAGGGAACCTGGTATTTACGGTCGATTTTTTCAGGCATAAAACCAAGTATTACAAAGTGACCGAAAAGATAGATGTAGCTTCGTTGTCTGTTGCCGAAATAGCTTCATTGCCTTTGGCAAACCGTATACTAATACTGAAAACCATTGCCCATAGCCTCAATGTATTGCACAATGCCCAAATAGTGCATGGTGACCTGAAGCCTGACAACATTTTGATTAAGAGGAGCAAAACCGGGAGCTATACGGCAAAATTGATTGATTTTGATAATAGTTATTTTTCTGAACACCCTCCCGAAATTACCGAAGATGTAGTAGGTGATATGGCGTTTTATTCACCCGAATTGGCTTTATATATCAAAGAAGACCCTGCCGTAACCCCTGGCGACTTGACTACCAAGTCTGATATTTTTGCTTTGGGGCTTTTGTATGCGTTGTATCTCACCGGAAAAATGCCTGAATTTGACCACGAGGCGTATACTTATGCAGGAATAGCTGCTATTGCTGACAAACAAATTGTTTTGACAGCAACCGATTTGCCAGATAAACTCAACAATTTGGTTACCCGCATGCTACAAACCAATTACCATAAGCGCCCTGGTATAGGAGAGGTTTTTAATACACTCAAAACGATGGATTTGGGCAAAGAAACTTTTGAAGCCGATAAAACAGCAAAAAAGACCAGTGGGCTGAGTTTAAAAGGAAATTTATTGGCTAAAAAAGAAACAGGAGGGAAGGAGGCTACTACTCCGTTGCCACGCAAAAAACCAGGTGCTACAGGCGAAAAAACTGTGGGAGGCTTGAGGGGGAAAGGCTTGAGTATTAGGAAGAAAAAAGATTAAATTTCTTAAATTTGAAATTACTCTGTAATTTAAACAATGAACCATTATTATGCGTTGGACTTGCCTTAATTGTGAATCTGTGAATAGCCATGAAGGGAGTATGTGCGAAGTATGCGGCTACGAGCGGTATTTTTCTATTGATGAAGTAAAAGACATTTTGAAAGAAAACGGTGGCTCAGATTTGGTAATT
Coding sequences within it:
- a CDS encoding RDD family protein; the encoded protein is MCRQLTCCAYPTSIPDAFRTVIFWGKQYFSQPLAIIVGGILLLDYCLAFAVPGRQTLHDLLAGTYAITRESFYAEYNNKNPYLMNIIGETVLLKNYRSNSILATSFPQKAVVKAYVKLDNDRLNMFLLELTRQVKLEGRNIMSNHLVIQLQDEHSSLRSGRNQVVYLLAPPANIDFEARYELTENELLFLDFVVVE
- a CDS encoding protein kinase domain-containing protein; protein product: MKFTRFGCILCQIQFNRIKMLKGDNINGYVVMQNFTTAGGGLSKWTFAQKSGKVYFLKEFLSPKYPTPDAPGSEKSKQRKLKECQKFEKHHQGLIQEVNEKCGIGGNLVFTVDFFRHKTKYYKVTEKIDVASLSVAEIASLPLANRILILKTIAHSLNVLHNAQIVHGDLKPDNILIKRSKTGSYTAKLIDFDNSYFSEHPPEITEDVVGDMAFYSPELALYIKEDPAVTPGDLTTKSDIFALGLLYALYLTGKMPEFDHEAYTYAGIAAIADKQIVLTATDLPDKLNNLVTRMLQTNYHKRPGIGEVFNTLKTMDLGKETFEADKTAKKTSGLSLKGNLLAKKETGGKEATTPLPRKKPGATGEKTVGGLRGKGLSIRKKKD